Below is a window of Camelina sativa cultivar DH55 chromosome 11, Cs, whole genome shotgun sequence DNA.
ATTTGTTAAAATGTATGTCGTGTGAGTACATTTGTATGAATTCGTATAAACATCTCTTACTTAAAATGTATGAATACTCTAAATAATTGTCACAATGATAATGGTCTCAGACAATTTTTAGTCATTGGCACACAAACTACATGCGACTACTTTTTGTTTCTAGTCTACCACTACTAATACTAACAACCATCAATTCAATCAAATTCAGTTACAATTAGAACTAACATGGAATACTAAAACCACAAGGCAAACCATTCACAATTCTATTTCAAATAAGAGAACGACAAATACTAATAATAAGAGAACCATTTGGCATCAAAGCCTTGGTATCCcattattttattagattttgacGCTCGGAAATTTTCTTTGCTgctggccaaaaaaaaaaaaagaggggtgTACTTTTCTTTGGTAATAAGAATAGTTATAGTTATATACACAACATTAGAGACACGATTTAAAGAAGAAGTCAGTCATTTTAAGCGATTAATAGTTTTACTACCTAAGTCTAGCGATATAAATACTAATTTGTTGCACACAAAATTCATCCCATCTATCTGATTtctttcttcagtttctttggATCAAATACATATGTATACACAAATGAGGACTTCACTGACTTTTTCTTGTTCGTTGATTATATTCCTATTGTTACTCTCTCAGCCTTTGGCAAATTCATCTGAAAATCAAGAAAGCATATCCCAAGTACTGACTACTTGGGGACGAAGGCTTGCACAACACGGTGACTCCAATCCATTAGATCATCGTGACGACTCTCTTCGTTTTTTCATGAGGAAAGTTcgtgttggtggtggtggtcgtcGTACTCACCGTCGTGTCCCTAGTAGTGGCCATGGTGGCGGTGGTGGATC
It encodes the following:
- the LOC104721774 gene encoding uncharacterized protein LOC104721774 yields the protein MRTSLTFSCSLIIFLLLLSQPLANSSENQESISQVLTTWGRRLAQHGDSNPLDHRDDSLRFFMRKVRVGGGGRRTHRRVPSSGHGGGGGSSATCRPSLSIALRFGSTVLSSILLIFFAF